The genomic region attaattaaactcgTTGTTCCCATTTTCAGTCCACAAGTGCCCTCAATTTCAGATGATCCCTGACCACAGATGTTCATTCAATGTCTCTGTCATTTTTAATCGAGTAACCTGTGTTGATGTGTGGTTACAGTAAGTGCCTAATGTTTTGGGTCCCTAAGGACTGGAACTGGGAAACATTGAACTGAACAGTTCACAAGTGTACAGTTAGTCTAACACTGCAGTAGACGGAGGACGAACACAGCAATTAGGTCTTCTGAAGTTCTTAAGTAATGCCTGGAAAACTCTGTGCTGTCTTCTTTTGTGCTTTTTTCCTGAAGAATCAGAACAAATTGATTTTCGATTCTGCTTTAACTGAGCCCTGATCATTTTCTCATGTTCTCTAATTTGTCTTTGTAAGTGATTCTGTATAGCAATCCCTAATGATTCTGGGTCCATAGAAGCACCATACACTTCCCATGTCATGCCTTGTTCATCCCACACAACATCTTTCACACTCTTTGACTGTTTTACTTGACTTTTTGACTCTGTGCTTGAACTTGCTTGAGCACCCTTTTTCCCAAGAGGCAGCTGTTCAGAGGTAGGTAGAGTAATCACTACTGGCTCTTTCTTCTCTTCTCTAGCCTTCCTTAAACGTGGAGTTAGTTGCCCTGCATGCTGAGTAAAGTCAGATGCAGGTCTAGACTGCAAGCTTAGACTGCTGGATCTTTTTGCATTTTCACTATCATCTTGTTCCTTTTTGACCAAAACTTCAAGGATTTCATCTACCTGGCCGCCAGTAGCCCCCATACTACTGTTCACCTCTACTTCCACATGAAGAGGTGTTGGTCTATCCTCCTTCTTTGGCTTTTTTATATCTGTAGTGATAATAGTCTGTGTAGATCCTTGttcatttgtaattttaaaatgaaaCGGTTTTCTATCACCACTAATGTCCCCCGGAATACTAAGAGTTTCCATATTCTCAGGGTCTGGGGGAACATTGTGCAGCTGAATGTTCTCTATTCCACTTAAATGATGTAGTCGGGGTTTGTTACTAATTTCATGGGCTGGTCTGAATTGTGATGGATCTCCATACATGTCCTTTAATGGCTGACAAGGTTTTGGCTGGTTACTGTTTTCTGCATTTATTTGGTAAACAGGCTTAACATTCATTAAAATTGGAGAAGCATTACCCATTTGCATCTGTGGCACCGGATGACCTTCTCTGACACATAAACTTTGCCCATCTATCTCATTTCGATACAAAAGCTGTGGATTTCTTCCCTTGTCAGGGTGCTGAAAGCCAGGCCTAACCATATCTGGGGGGCTTTTTGTGTGTAGCTGTAGAGCCTGAGAACCTAGTGCATCAGGAGGTTGAAAGCACACTTTTGGTGCTAAATGGTTTTGAGAAAGCTGTGCCTGTAGTGCAAAATTTGCCCTGTCCATTTGAGGATTTCCAGGGTTTCCTTGATAAATAAAACAGACTTGATCCTGTCTTTGTCGGCGCATTGGAGAATTAAGTTTCAGAAATGCAGATAAGATACTTGGACTAGTTGAGACAGATTTATTTTCTACATTTACAACAGCTTGCACTGCAGCATCCAAATTTTCAGGATGTGATGTCATTGTGCCCTTTTCCTTAAACCTACATAATGTGTATTCTCCAGTTTCCTGTTCttctgcattatttattttttcttctgcaaGGCTTATCTGTGAACATTCATCAGGTTggggaaatattacatttatggagTGATTTGTTTCCCCACACTCCTGTACTGTGTTGCTACTTGCAAAATtagatacatttgcaatattttctattttattcaaAGTTTCTGTCTTTTGGCTAAGTAAGGAcacattttcttctttattttgatCTGCTTTAATATTTATGTCTTCTGGGATTACGCAGATTTCATCTTTTAAATGCATCGGTCCTGATTCTGTCTTTTCTACCACAATGTTTTCTTTATGCAATGAATTATCTTCTGTTGAAGGTATTTTACTAGATAAACTTAAGTTAGCTACGTCAGTGGATACTGCAATGGTTTCTGAGAGTAGCTGTGTGTCACTAGTTGGGCACATATGCACGGTTTTATCTATGACTAGTGACTCTTTATTGGTTAAAGCCTCCATATTCAAGGAAGGCAACATCTCTGATTGGCTAGAAGTCTGAGAAGTTGCAGTTGATTTGTTAGGCTCCTGTTTTTCATCCTCAGAAATCTTTTCACTATCTAGATTTTTCATAGATTGGCTGCAATTTAGATCATATGAGCAAATCCCTATAGGCTTAGAATCTGATATTGTAATTACACTGCCATTCTTGTTTGTAGTTGCCTGTTTGTACTGGGCAATATCAGAATGTGGTGTATGAGGTTCAGCACAGTTTTCCTCCACAGAGGTGGTAACCAGTAACGTTCTTTCAGACCCCTGAGGGTCTGGTACAGTCCCCATGGAATCGATTTATTTTCTATTACTATTAAAAGTATGGTCTTCTTATGAAATTATCTGTTGATGATCCAAGATGTCTTCTTAATTTCTCATACCTGCACAAAAAGCAAAACACAAGAAATTAAATTGTCAATAAAATAAATCCGttttaaatacaacaaaatacaaCACAAAACCTGTGTACACGTTACATTTGAGCCACATGTATTCCAGTGAATCTATTATACATGCAAGTGAAACATGaaatgcaactatatatatatatatatatataaaaattcattaaaattatggggggggagataaaaaactgaaattaaaatcctccatgtctcaaaattaaatcaatgtaaatatttgcataggaaattagtacatctaagcaagtatccccgcttgcccc from Bombina bombina isolate aBomBom1 chromosome 2, aBomBom1.pri, whole genome shotgun sequence harbors:
- the GPRIN3 gene encoding G protein-regulated inducer of neurite outgrowth 3, whose amino-acid sequence is MGTVPDPQGSERTLLVTTSVEENCAEPHTPHSDIAQYKQATTNKNGSVITISDSKPIGICSYDLNCSQSMKNLDSEKISEDEKQEPNKSTATSQTSSQSEMLPSLNMEALTNKESLVIDKTVHMCPTSDTQLLSETIAVSTDVANLSLSSKIPSTEDNSLHKENIVVEKTESGPMHLKDEICVIPEDINIKADQNKEENVSLLSQKTETLNKIENIANVSNFASSNTVQECGETNHSINVIFPQPDECSQISLAEEKINNAEEQETGEYTLCRFKEKGTMTSHPENLDAAVQAVVNVENKSVSTSPSILSAFLKLNSPMRRQRQDQVCFIYQGNPGNPQMDRANFALQAQLSQNHLAPKVCFQPPDALGSQALQLHTKSPPDMVRPGFQHPDKGRNPQLLYRNEIDGQSLCVREGHPVPQMQMGNASPILMNVKPVYQINAENSNQPKPCQPLKDMYGDPSQFRPAHEISNKPRLHHLSGIENIQLHNVPPDPENMETLSIPGDISGDRKPFHFKITNEQGSTQTIITTDIKKPKKEDRPTPLHVEVEVNSSMGATGGQVDEILEVLVKKEQDDSENAKRSSSLSLQSRPASDFTQHAGQLTPRLRKAREEKKEPVVITLPTSEQLPLGKKGAQASSSTESKSQVKQSKSVKDVVWDEQGMTWEVYGASMDPESLGIAIQNHLQRQIREHEKMIRAQLKQNRKSICSDSSGKKHKRRQHRVFQALLKNFRRPNCCVRPPSTAVLD